In the Vibrio gigantis genome, one interval contains:
- a CDS encoding DUF3626 domain-containing protein, whose protein sequence is MVGNAVEQAIENIRLKSQGTDCLTSCAVTINFHPDRYTADNKPLLEAMADDGCLKSQFETGTSNGGITAYPGGDRWLWEKRVFDGAYDNAPNTLRPKYGALNYRNYETGASSRFGSAYFQLKADTLARTTFCYPDSFFEPEDFAVSSRVKVLIDKASSSDVDLLDDYIEAHVHGVISLKDDIECLVLDPIYRSTIIEERAVKLGVPIKWHNGYELSIEEMSRYPDYRGQSFIELAKKLAINGKINAKILGLAVTEQGYDQQDVKKVWHYLARFGYQSE, encoded by the coding sequence ATGGTTGGCAATGCAGTAGAGCAAGCAATCGAAAATATCCGATTGAAATCACAAGGCACGGATTGTTTAACGAGTTGCGCGGTGACGATCAACTTCCACCCCGATCGTTATACGGCTGACAATAAACCTTTGCTCGAAGCGATGGCTGACGATGGGTGTTTGAAGTCTCAATTTGAAACTGGCACTAGCAATGGTGGTATTACGGCTTACCCCGGTGGTGATCGTTGGTTATGGGAAAAGCGTGTGTTCGACGGCGCGTATGACAATGCTCCGAACACGCTTAGGCCGAAATATGGCGCACTGAACTACCGTAACTATGAGACTGGCGCTTCATCCCGTTTTGGTTCTGCTTACTTCCAGTTGAAAGCCGACACATTGGCACGAACCACGTTTTGTTATCCAGACAGCTTCTTTGAGCCAGAAGACTTCGCAGTTTCTAGCCGAGTAAAAGTGCTGATTGATAAAGCATCTTCGTCGGATGTCGATTTGCTCGATGATTATATCGAGGCGCATGTTCATGGGGTTATTTCTCTGAAAGACGATATTGAATGTCTTGTATTAGACCCTATTTACCGCTCGACGATTATTGAAGAACGCGCGGTGAAATTGGGCGTTCCGATAAAGTGGCACAATGGCTACGAGTTAAGCATAGAAGAGATGAGCCGGTACCCAGATTATCGCGGCCAGTCGTTTATAGAACTCGCAAAAAAGTTAGCAATAAACGGCAAGATCAATGCGAAAATACTGGGGCTAGCCGTGACAGAGCAAGGCTATGACCAACAAGACGTAAAGAAGGTCTGGCATTACTTGGCTCGGTTTGGTTATCAATCAGAATAA
- a CDS encoding tetratricopeptide repeat protein produces MDTIIKQAIELRKEAKYQESRDLLATLLDKGNYAAKAHLQIAWSYDNQGKEQEAIEHYLLSLSGELTSTERFDALFGLASTYRSLGLYTEALSYFEQTMAEYPDSLEVQPFYAMCLYNLGRHKEATSLLLELLVSTTSSDAIKEYQRAISLYAQDLDKTW; encoded by the coding sequence ATGGACACCATTATCAAACAAGCCATCGAGTTGCGAAAAGAAGCCAAGTACCAAGAGTCACGAGACTTGCTGGCGACACTACTCGATAAGGGAAATTATGCTGCGAAAGCACACTTGCAGATAGCTTGGTCTTACGACAACCAAGGTAAAGAACAGGAGGCTATCGAGCATTATTTGCTGTCTCTGTCGGGTGAACTTACTTCTACAGAACGCTTTGATGCGCTTTTCGGTTTGGCGAGTACATATCGAAGCCTTGGCCTTTATACTGAGGCTTTAAGCTATTTTGAGCAGACGATGGCTGAGTATCCTGATTCCCTTGAAGTTCAGCCTTTCTACGCGATGTGTCTGTATAATTTAGGTCGCCATAAAGAAGCGACGTCTCTGTTGCTTGAGTTGTTGGTTTCTACGACCAGTAGCGATGCGATCAAAGAGTACCAACGAGCGATCTCCTTATACGCTCAAGATTTAGATAAAACTTGGTAA
- a CDS encoding SLC13 family permease, with translation MRPYIKYIVPILIPFIILVMPLSAFPFEGLTIIQQRVIAIFLLAALCWVFEPIPIYATSVVIIVLQLLMLSDKGLIFLRFEHGQEHFGELLKYSDIMATFASPIIMLFLGGFFLAMAATKYRLDVNLARVLLKPFGQDPKFVMLGLMLITGIFSMFMSNTATTAMMLSILTPVLAVFGPKDPGRVAFALCIPVAANIGGIGTPIGTPPNAIALKYLVGDNLITFGEWMAFGVPFVVIMMALAWFLIGFMYKADQKKIELSIKGKFLKTPKAIAVYVTFALTIILWLMGSSHGMNSYTVALIPVAVFSLTGIINKEDLKKISWDVLWLVSGGIALGLALDKTGLAKLVVHSIPFDTYSPYVVLFGAAFLCLVMANFMSHTATANLLMPIMAALGSSMASLTPLGGELTLILVVTFAASLGMSLPISTPPNALAHATGHVQSNQMARIGIILGVVGVLLSFVMVWLLHSIGHIG, from the coding sequence ATGCGCCCCTATATAAAATACATTGTCCCTATTTTAATTCCTTTCATTATCCTCGTAATGCCGCTATCAGCGTTTCCATTTGAAGGCCTTACGATTATTCAACAACGCGTTATCGCGATCTTTTTATTAGCGGCATTGTGCTGGGTGTTCGAGCCTATCCCGATTTACGCGACGTCTGTTGTTATTATCGTTCTGCAATTGTTGATGTTGTCGGATAAAGGGCTGATCTTTTTAAGGTTTGAGCATGGGCAGGAACATTTTGGTGAGTTGCTAAAATACAGCGATATTATGGCGACGTTCGCTAGCCCAATCATCATGCTGTTTTTAGGCGGTTTCTTCTTAGCGATGGCTGCCACTAAGTATCGATTAGACGTAAACTTAGCTCGCGTGTTGTTGAAGCCATTTGGACAAGACCCAAAGTTTGTGATGCTCGGTTTAATGTTGATCACCGGTATCTTTTCGATGTTTATGTCTAACACGGCAACAACGGCAATGATGCTATCTATTTTAACGCCGGTACTGGCTGTGTTTGGTCCGAAAGACCCCGGTCGTGTAGCGTTTGCGCTTTGCATCCCTGTTGCCGCTAACATCGGTGGCATTGGTACCCCGATAGGTACCCCTCCGAACGCTATCGCACTTAAATATTTAGTTGGCGATAACCTCATTACGTTCGGCGAATGGATGGCATTTGGTGTGCCGTTTGTCGTTATTATGATGGCGTTAGCGTGGTTTTTAATAGGCTTTATGTACAAAGCTGACCAAAAGAAAATCGAACTAAGTATTAAAGGTAAATTCCTTAAAACACCCAAAGCCATTGCGGTGTACGTCACTTTTGCGCTCACCATCATTCTTTGGTTAATGGGTTCAAGCCATGGCATGAACTCTTATACCGTCGCTCTGATTCCTGTTGCTGTGTTCTCTCTTACTGGGATCATCAATAAAGAAGACCTGAAGAAAATTTCTTGGGATGTATTGTGGCTTGTATCAGGTGGTATTGCGCTTGGTTTAGCGCTCGATAAAACTGGCTTAGCAAAGCTCGTGGTACACAGTATTCCGTTTGATACCTACTCACCCTATGTGGTCTTGTTCGGAGCGGCTTTCTTGTGTTTGGTAATGGCAAACTTTATGTCTCATACCGCAACGGCTAACTTGTTAATGCCAATTATGGCGGCATTAGGTTCGTCTATGGCTTCACTCACGCCACTAGGCGGTGAGTTAACGTTAATTCTGGTTGTGACTTTTGCCGCTTCATTAGGTATGTCGCTACCAATCAGTACGCCACCGAATGCGTTGGCTCATGCCACAGGTCATGTGCAAAGTAATCAAATGGCCAGAATCGGTATTATTTTGGGTGTGGTTGGTGTGCTATTGAGCTTTGTTATGGTGTGGCTGCTACATTCAATTGGTCACATAGGGTAA
- the panB gene encoding 3-methyl-2-oxobutanoate hydroxymethyltransferase: MKHTPSSFMEMKGKQRIPMLTAYTFPVAASIESAGIPIILVGDTVGMVEMGFSSTRDVTIEHMEYHVGAVRRGAPNTHIIGDLPYLTDRSPEVALVNAKRLMQAGADSIKLEGAKLDVIAHLVANNIPVVGHTGLTPQTATNFKKVGQSAEDAQTVSEEAKAIQEAGAFMLVLEHMPSSLGESITQEISIPTIGIGAGADCDGQVLVINDALGLGNRWPPFSKQYAHCSQTIFDAANEFATEVKTNVFPNNLSK, translated from the coding sequence ATGAAACACACTCCAAGTTCTTTTATGGAAATGAAAGGGAAACAACGTATTCCGATGTTGACCGCTTATACATTCCCTGTGGCTGCAAGTATTGAATCTGCTGGGATACCTATTATTCTTGTTGGTGATACTGTCGGCATGGTTGAAATGGGTTTTAGCAGTACGCGAGATGTGACCATTGAGCACATGGAATATCATGTAGGGGCAGTGCGTCGCGGTGCTCCAAATACGCACATTATTGGCGACCTCCCATACTTAACCGATCGTTCTCCTGAAGTAGCGTTAGTTAATGCTAAAAGGCTGATGCAGGCTGGTGCCGACAGCATAAAACTGGAAGGTGCAAAACTCGATGTTATTGCTCACCTTGTCGCAAACAATATCCCAGTTGTTGGTCACACGGGGTTAACTCCGCAAACGGCAACAAACTTCAAGAAAGTAGGGCAATCTGCTGAAGATGCTCAAACCGTAAGCGAAGAAGCAAAAGCGATTCAAGAAGCGGGTGCGTTTATGTTGGTGCTTGAGCACATGCCTTCTTCACTTGGCGAATCGATTACTCAAGAGATTAGCATCCCTACTATTGGGATTGGTGCGGGTGCTGATTGTGATGGTCAAGTATTAGTGATCAATGATGCTCTTGGACTTGGTAACCGATGGCCTCCGTTTTCAAAACAGTACGCCCATTGCAGCCAAACTATCTTTGACGCAGCAAATGAGTTTGCTACGGAAGTCAAAACGAACGTATTTCCGAACAACCTGAGCAAATAA
- a CDS encoding ATP-binding protein translates to MYQQKLEALIDRYFNHAERRVTCRAGNNIIEQSALNTRLYYVLSGELEGFYSDANTPQVRVFSAGSGAFIGVHSFFSGNWTASSTVVAKTDVELAWIDKDTPAEDEGKFGPLTAQFTPVIVNELSRRQRRATQEAIAKQKALEKLHTAEQMTTLGQLAAGIAHELNNAIGVVSSKSGRLETVIMDLLEEVHPEASQFFDFGLMHGQKTSSLEARTRGRQFERKYGLDKNIARSLAKAIPIDALSATDVISKHWLKKPEEAIRFWQMGCDLHDLRLASRHTVGIVKSVKQLGRVDIDTEEAVDINDSINHALSLLQSELRRVSVRLSPADLPTFKGSKTELVQIWVNIVKNACDAMSNSDDAAIEIQTRLSKKRILVTIANNGPEIDEVTRRKVFQPNFTTKKGGLSFGLGLGLSIVKRIVAGYGGSVIVKSDASKTVFRIKLPIEGEHGEA, encoded by the coding sequence GTGTATCAACAAAAGTTAGAAGCACTTATCGATCGCTATTTTAACCACGCAGAACGTCGGGTGACGTGCCGTGCCGGTAACAACATTATTGAACAATCAGCGTTAAACACTCGTTTATATTATGTGTTGAGTGGAGAACTGGAAGGGTTTTATTCCGATGCGAATACACCGCAAGTTCGAGTATTTAGCGCGGGTAGTGGGGCTTTTATTGGCGTTCATAGCTTCTTTTCAGGTAATTGGACAGCATCTTCAACGGTTGTTGCTAAAACCGATGTTGAGTTAGCATGGATCGATAAAGACACGCCTGCAGAAGATGAAGGTAAATTTGGTCCTCTTACCGCACAGTTCACACCTGTGATTGTCAATGAGTTGTCGCGTCGTCAACGCCGCGCAACACAGGAAGCGATCGCGAAACAAAAAGCGCTAGAGAAGTTACATACTGCTGAGCAAATGACGACCTTGGGTCAATTAGCTGCAGGGATTGCTCATGAACTTAACAACGCTATTGGTGTAGTAAGTAGTAAATCTGGTCGACTTGAAACGGTCATCATGGATCTGCTTGAAGAAGTGCATCCAGAAGCCAGTCAATTTTTCGATTTTGGGTTAATGCATGGTCAGAAAACGTCGTCGTTAGAAGCACGAACACGTGGGCGACAATTTGAAAGAAAATATGGTTTAGACAAAAACATTGCTCGCTCTCTTGCAAAGGCGATTCCAATTGACGCTTTATCTGCAACAGACGTTATTTCAAAGCATTGGCTGAAAAAACCAGAAGAAGCGATTCGTTTTTGGCAGATGGGCTGTGATTTACATGATTTACGTTTGGCATCTAGACACACCGTCGGCATCGTAAAATCGGTTAAACAACTTGGCAGAGTTGATATTGACACCGAAGAAGCGGTTGATATTAATGACTCCATTAACCATGCCTTATCGCTGTTACAAAGTGAGTTACGTAGAGTATCTGTGCGATTGAGCCCTGCAGATTTGCCGACTTTTAAAGGCTCGAAAACAGAGCTTGTTCAGATTTGGGTCAACATTGTAAAGAATGCTTGTGATGCAATGTCGAATTCAGACGATGCTGCAATAGAAATTCAAACCAGGTTAAGTAAGAAAAGAATATTAGTTACGATCGCGAATAACGGCCCTGAGATAGACGAGGTGACTCGTAGAAAGGTATTTCAGCCCAACTTCACCACTAAAAAAGGTGGTTTATCGTTTGGATTGGGCTTGGGTTTATCAATAGTTAAGCGGATTGTGGCGGGTTATGGCGGAAGCGTCATTGTGAAAAGTGATGCTTCTAAAACGGTATTTAGAATCAAGTTACCAATAGAGGGTGAACATGGAGAAGCTTAA
- a CDS encoding NUDIX hydrolase codes for MKNIAMAVVVREGKVLIQKRFRHRQGMVFEFPGGSVDPGESGREAAIRELWEETGLKDLQLLGTHQGQNDFGGQIHYVVLSADHNDEPEMVDAERQQTFYWLEPSAIPLDDFYRADNEFIEKHLSHYT; via the coding sequence ATGAAAAACATAGCTATGGCTGTGGTTGTAAGAGAAGGGAAAGTCTTAATCCAAAAGCGTTTTAGACATCGCCAAGGTATGGTTTTTGAGTTCCCTGGAGGTTCAGTTGATCCCGGAGAATCGGGGCGCGAAGCCGCAATTAGAGAGTTGTGGGAAGAAACAGGTCTCAAAGATTTACAACTCCTCGGCACTCATCAAGGGCAGAACGACTTCGGTGGTCAAATTCACTATGTAGTTTTGAGTGCGGATCACAATGATGAGCCTGAAATGGTCGACGCAGAAAGACAGCAAACATTCTATTGGCTAGAGCCCTCAGCGATTCCTCTTGATGATTTTTATCGTGCAGATAACGAGTTTATAGAGAAGCATTTGAGCCACTACACATAG
- a CDS encoding opioid growth factor receptor-related protein yields the protein MSEIARFISGEVPDKFGRNIEQLLAYNHFWLEHDHKYIQVFFPIDEGTKFNQHAPLVTQEDRALFANSEALRTAHLQVLDLMLEFWGMQRDGSEISSLLPLNPANHVWLKNHDHNQLRLTRAIRSLYLLGNEEVAINLCDFLIAAANETGSVSDKTMQYWRNALNG from the coding sequence ATGAGTGAGATTGCTCGCTTTATCTCTGGTGAAGTGCCAGACAAATTTGGTCGTAATATTGAACAGTTGTTAGCTTATAATCACTTTTGGTTGGAGCATGACCATAAGTATATTCAAGTGTTTTTCCCAATCGATGAAGGGACTAAGTTTAATCAACATGCGCCGTTGGTTACTCAAGAAGATAGGGCGCTTTTTGCTAATTCCGAAGCGCTTCGTACAGCTCATCTACAAGTGCTTGACCTTATGCTTGAGTTTTGGGGCATGCAGCGAGACGGAAGTGAGATATCGTCATTGTTGCCACTTAACCCAGCCAACCATGTATGGTTGAAGAATCATGACCACAACCAACTTCGACTAACACGAGCCATTCGCAGTTTATATTTGCTAGGCAATGAGGAAGTTGCGATCAACTTATGTGACTTCTTGATCGCAGCAGCGAATGAAACCGGTTCTGTGTCTGATAAAACGATGCAATATTGGCGGAATGCGTTAAATGGTTAG
- a CDS encoding GNAT family N-acetyltransferase, whose amino-acid sequence MDVKLVKGSDSKFAESITKTNMASYYQARGVAWGHSQFLRSWDELDNYEVYVGGNRVGVIRFSHTSDTTFLRDFQILADHQGRGFGAKCLDLVIEHANNQASTQLVLRVFSENPAIKLYQSKGFTKLSEVKGLVEMELLLGSSLREFHG is encoded by the coding sequence ATGGACGTAAAGTTGGTCAAAGGTTCAGATTCTAAGTTCGCTGAATCGATCACCAAAACGAATATGGCGAGTTACTATCAGGCTCGTGGCGTTGCTTGGGGTCATAGTCAGTTTTTACGAAGTTGGGATGAGTTGGATAACTATGAAGTCTATGTCGGTGGTAACCGTGTTGGTGTTATCCGCTTCAGTCATACCAGTGACACCACGTTTCTCAGAGACTTTCAGATATTAGCTGATCATCAAGGCCGAGGCTTTGGTGCTAAGTGTTTAGATTTAGTGATCGAACATGCGAACAACCAAGCATCGACTCAGTTAGTGCTACGTGTGTTCAGTGAGAACCCCGCTATTAAGCTTTATCAATCAAAAGGTTTTACTAAGTTGTCTGAAGTGAAAGGGCTCGTTGAAATGGAGCTACTTTTAGGATCATCATTGAGAGAGTTTCATGGGTAA
- a CDS encoding GNAT family N-acetyltransferase, producing MKIRTAELSDIAAITCIFNFYIEHTNARFEEEKFTLENRQQWFSQFSSDSKYQLYVATENDSLLGFACSQPYRATPAFEDTAEVTIYLAEDAKGRGVGSRLYSQLFTSIIDFGIHRVLSGVALPNEASIALHKHFGFREVGVFNEYAKKNGQYISSMWLEKALDADMSLKSS from the coding sequence ATGAAAATTAGAACTGCAGAGTTGTCCGATATAGCCGCTATTACTTGCATCTTCAATTTCTATATTGAGCACACTAACGCACGCTTTGAAGAAGAGAAGTTTACGTTGGAAAATCGGCAGCAATGGTTCTCTCAATTCTCGAGTGATAGTAAATATCAACTTTATGTTGCAACCGAAAACGACTCGCTACTTGGTTTCGCATGCTCTCAACCGTACAGAGCAACACCAGCATTTGAAGATACGGCTGAAGTCACAATTTATTTAGCTGAGGATGCAAAAGGGAGAGGGGTAGGCTCTAGGTTGTATTCTCAGCTCTTCACATCAATCATTGATTTCGGTATTCATCGAGTTCTTTCCGGTGTGGCATTACCCAATGAGGCATCGATCGCTCTGCATAAGCATTTTGGCTTTCGAGAAGTTGGTGTGTTCAATGAATATGCAAAGAAAAATGGCCAGTACATCAGTTCAATGTGGTTGGAAAAGGCTTTAGACGCAGATATGTCTCTTAAATCTTCTTAA
- a CDS encoding MATE family Na+-driven efflux transporter — protein sequence MNKKINYQLWLVLMLTSFIPLIYATTRIYFLGSIESPWTYSIAAQVAWLNVGYEVLHEALFIPLAFIFGKVVSDGRKFQERVSLGLKIIVLSYLLVTAVVLWFTPIFVTAMQQQKELFTTTIQYIRLESLAILLSSVYAFLSLVLVLKNQKKTLYKLLVVQMILTILCDALFVSQLPISFELGVHGIAFSNIIVNLILAAIAITYLVRLGVSLKFGQSNRNQNIWLKEWVVIGWKSGLESFVRNAAFIVMILQLVNQVQQAGTFWVANQFIWGWLLLPILALGQLVKQDAATNQGLSIERVNGYFWLTVGVIVAWAITIPMWDGLISSVMGVKNSGPIIDLVWLLVGFYVVFSFNNVIDSYFYGIGRTDLMLYQSLAVNSVFYGGAFVCYQTGIFVPTLQTIGLMFGLGITLDAMITWALYLMLRRQQSLSQCESLLS from the coding sequence GTGAACAAGAAAATTAATTATCAACTCTGGTTAGTGTTGATGCTTACTAGTTTTATTCCGTTGATTTATGCGACAACTAGAATTTATTTTTTAGGAAGCATTGAAAGCCCTTGGACATATAGCATCGCAGCGCAAGTAGCTTGGTTAAATGTTGGTTATGAAGTACTCCATGAAGCGTTATTCATTCCGCTAGCATTTATCTTTGGTAAGGTCGTAAGTGATGGTAGAAAATTTCAAGAGAGGGTTAGTCTAGGACTAAAAATTATAGTATTAAGTTATCTTTTAGTCACTGCTGTTGTCCTGTGGTTTACGCCAATCTTTGTTACTGCAATGCAACAACAAAAAGAACTGTTCACTACGACGATACAATATATCCGATTGGAATCATTAGCTATATTACTTTCTAGTGTTTACGCCTTTTTATCGTTAGTTTTAGTGTTGAAAAATCAGAAGAAGACTCTGTACAAGTTGTTAGTCGTACAAATGATACTAACGATTTTGTGCGACGCTCTATTTGTTAGCCAGTTACCAATTTCCTTTGAATTGGGTGTTCATGGTATCGCTTTTAGCAATATTATTGTCAATTTAATACTCGCCGCAATCGCTATTACTTACCTTGTTAGATTAGGTGTATCTCTTAAGTTTGGGCAAAGTAATCGAAATCAAAATATATGGCTAAAGGAGTGGGTAGTCATTGGGTGGAAGTCAGGCCTAGAGTCATTTGTTCGTAATGCCGCTTTTATTGTAATGATTTTGCAATTAGTGAACCAAGTACAACAAGCCGGAACATTCTGGGTTGCGAATCAATTCATTTGGGGATGGTTGTTGCTTCCTATATTAGCTTTAGGTCAGTTAGTGAAACAAGACGCTGCAACCAACCAAGGGTTATCGATTGAACGAGTCAATGGTTACTTTTGGCTAACTGTGGGGGTCATTGTCGCTTGGGCTATCACAATACCGATGTGGGATGGCTTAATATCTAGTGTAATGGGGGTTAAGAACTCAGGTCCAATTATCGATTTAGTATGGTTGTTAGTCGGATTCTATGTTGTGTTTAGCTTCAACAATGTCATAGACAGTTACTTCTATGGTATTGGTCGAACAGACCTCATGCTCTATCAATCTTTGGCGGTTAATAGTGTGTTTTATGGTGGTGCTTTTGTGTGTTATCAAACCGGCATATTTGTTCCTACACTTCAAACTATCGGATTGATGTTCGGCTTGGGTATAACTCTAGACGCAATGATTACATGGGCTTTATACCTAATGCTGAGGAGGCAGCAATCGCTAAGCCAGTGCGAGTCTCTTTTAAGTTAA
- a CDS encoding MarR family winged helix-turn-helix transcriptional regulator: protein MDTNGEVFTKIALEIFKVSGLLNAEGDKLTEGLGLSSARWKVMGAIEKSDALVTVSQIARIMGQSRQATQRVTDIMVKDGLLTWLDNPNHKKAKLVNMTEKGKEAYSLLDKKQEVWAEIGAEGIDRDELDKALITLKKMASFLDK, encoded by the coding sequence ATGGATACGAATGGAGAAGTTTTCACAAAGATCGCACTAGAGATCTTTAAGGTCAGTGGTTTATTGAATGCTGAGGGTGACAAATTAACTGAAGGGTTAGGGCTAAGCAGTGCCAGATGGAAGGTGATGGGAGCGATCGAAAAGTCCGATGCTCTGGTCACGGTTTCTCAAATTGCTCGTATTATGGGGCAAAGCAGACAAGCGACACAGCGTGTTACCGACATCATGGTGAAAGATGGCCTGCTAACTTGGCTTGATAACCCGAATCACAAAAAAGCAAAGTTGGTTAACATGACTGAAAAGGGCAAGGAAGCGTATTCGCTATTAGATAAAAAACAGGAAGTATGGGCAGAAATTGGCGCAGAAGGGATTGATAGGGATGAACTTGATAAGGCGCTGATCACTCTGAAGAAGATGGCTAGCTTCTTAGACAAATAG
- a CDS encoding GFA family protein — protein MSVVFKGSCLCGSVRFSVEGFSEKAANCHCSMCRKFHGAAFGTLVGAKGLSWLSGKDRLKEFVASNGTTRTFCSNCGSSLGFRVQGEPLENIELAISTFDVDIPVKIDAQIYTNYKANWCELQAELSAFPEGRST, from the coding sequence ATGAGTGTAGTTTTTAAAGGTTCGTGTTTGTGTGGCAGTGTTCGTTTTTCTGTTGAAGGGTTTAGCGAAAAAGCCGCCAACTGCCATTGTTCAATGTGCCGAAAATTTCATGGCGCCGCTTTCGGGACGTTAGTTGGTGCAAAAGGCTTAAGCTGGCTTTCTGGCAAAGATCGACTCAAAGAGTTTGTCGCATCAAACGGCACAACACGAACATTCTGCTCCAACTGTGGATCAAGCCTTGGCTTCAGAGTTCAAGGCGAACCTCTTGAAAATATCGAGTTGGCGATATCAACGTTCGATGTCGATATTCCAGTCAAAATTGATGCTCAGATTTATACAAACTACAAAGCGAACTGGTGTGAATTACAGGCCGAGTTAAGTGCTTTTCCAGAAGGGCGCTCAACCTAA
- a CDS encoding response regulator → MEKLNLICVDDQREVLSAVIQDLEPLASWLNIEDCESAQEVLDLIDELDAEGEHITVIVSDHVMPGKTGVELLTEVSHDSRFPNTKKILLTGQATHTDTINAINAAGIDRYFEKPWQASTLVECIRTLVTEYIFDQGLDYTDYQNELDQQVVFRRLR, encoded by the coding sequence ATGGAGAAGCTTAATTTAATCTGTGTCGATGACCAGAGAGAAGTACTGAGCGCAGTGATACAAGATTTGGAGCCGCTGGCGAGTTGGCTGAATATTGAAGATTGTGAATCAGCGCAAGAAGTGCTTGATCTCATTGATGAACTTGACGCAGAAGGCGAACACATTACCGTCATCGTGTCTGATCATGTGATGCCAGGGAAAACGGGTGTGGAGTTACTTACTGAAGTGTCCCATGACAGTCGCTTTCCGAATACAAAGAAAATTCTTCTTACGGGGCAGGCCACTCATACTGATACCATCAATGCGATTAATGCAGCAGGCATCGACCGTTACTTTGAAAAGCCTTGGCAAGCAAGCACATTAGTTGAGTGCATTCGTACTCTTGTCACTGAGTACATATTTGATCAAGGGCTTGATTACACGGACTATCAGAATGAGCTTGACCAGCAGGTTGTGTTTAGACGCTTACGCTAG
- the cyaB gene encoding class IV adenylate cyclase gives MTNNHFQGKYEVELKYRLDSKSEFLKTLSLIPHEVMLQDNLECDWYFDSPDRSLQAQNKSLCIRTMEPSGIKLWIVKGPESDRCEATNITDASNAKSMLENLGYEVILKAQKTRSIYFVGEFHITVDSLTGIGDFAEFAIMTDDGSKLSAYKDELELLASRFGLTKSALQTQSYKQMFEVMNA, from the coding sequence ATGACTAACAACCATTTCCAGGGTAAATACGAAGTAGAGCTTAAGTATCGCCTCGATTCTAAATCAGAATTCTTGAAGACATTGAGTCTTATTCCCCATGAAGTGATGCTCCAAGATAATCTTGAGTGCGATTGGTATTTCGATAGCCCAGACAGAAGCTTACAAGCTCAAAACAAAAGCTTGTGCATTCGCACTATGGAACCATCGGGTATTAAGCTATGGATTGTAAAAGGCCCAGAGTCTGACCGATGCGAAGCGACAAATATCACCGATGCGTCGAATGCCAAGAGTATGCTTGAAAACTTGGGTTACGAAGTGATTCTAAAAGCGCAGAAGACGCGCAGTATTTACTTTGTGGGTGAATTTCATATAACTGTCGACTCACTAACGGGTATCGGTGATTTCGCAGAGTTCGCTATCATGACGGATGATGGGTCTAAGTTGTCGGCTTATAAAGATGAGTTGGAGTTATTAGCCAGTCGATTTGGGCTAACTAAATCGGCACTACAAACTCAATCTTATAAACAGATGTTCGAGGTAATGAACGCCTAG